A part of Pirellulaceae bacterium genomic DNA contains:
- a CDS encoding alkaline phosphatase family protein, with the protein MKVCVINVVGLTPELVRHAPNISSLGTARPWTSPYPAVTCTAQATMLTGVPPRQHGIVGNGWLFRETGEVRFWQQSNRLIQGHKLYEGVETAKLFWWFNQGAPVRYWATPKPHYGCDGSKVFGILDHTDCELESHVGRFPFFSFWGPQAGLASSQWIARASARVIRQRRPELSLVYLPHLDYDYQRFAEHDPQRVVEVDRCAAEVIAAAQEIGAQTVVVSEYGLVPVQRAVMVNQQLREAGLLEVRDGPFGEMLMPLESKALAVVDHQLAHVYVSDPSLVGSVRRILQQMPGVAAVVEPGDLQLDHPRSGELIALAEPDAWMAYYYWLDEARAPDFARTVDIHRKPGYDPCELFMTSGLRAAARLVQKKLGLRYRMDVTPLDPSLVRGSHGLRPSPNCGPLIVGPDPPDDMLQFKSYIQSLLARPAT; encoded by the coding sequence ATGAAGGTGTGCGTTATCAATGTTGTAGGACTGACGCCAGAACTAGTGCGTCATGCGCCCAACATCTCCAGCCTGGGTACGGCCAGACCATGGACCAGTCCCTATCCGGCTGTAACCTGTACGGCTCAAGCGACGATGTTGACCGGTGTGCCACCTCGACAGCATGGAATTGTTGGTAACGGTTGGCTGTTTCGGGAGACGGGCGAGGTGCGCTTCTGGCAGCAGTCCAATCGCTTGATTCAAGGCCACAAGCTATACGAAGGCGTTGAAACGGCCAAGCTGTTTTGGTGGTTCAATCAAGGCGCTCCGGTGCGCTACTGGGCCACGCCAAAGCCACACTACGGCTGCGATGGTTCCAAAGTCTTCGGCATTCTGGATCATACCGACTGCGAATTGGAGTCGCACGTCGGCCGATTCCCGTTCTTCAGCTTTTGGGGACCGCAGGCTGGGTTAGCCAGTTCTCAGTGGATCGCCCGCGCCAGCGCTCGTGTGATCCGGCAGCGACGTCCCGAATTGTCTTTGGTCTATCTGCCGCACCTGGACTATGACTACCAGCGCTTTGCCGAACATGATCCGCAGCGCGTGGTCGAAGTAGACCGTTGCGCGGCCGAAGTTATTGCAGCCGCCCAGGAGATTGGTGCTCAAACCGTCGTTGTATCCGAGTATGGTTTGGTGCCGGTACAGCGCGCCGTGATGGTTAACCAACAACTGCGAGAGGCCGGGCTACTGGAAGTCCGCGATGGTCCATTTGGTGAAATGCTCATGCCGCTGGAGTCAAAAGCTTTGGCTGTGGTTGATCATCAGCTGGCGCACGTGTACGTTTCTGATCCCAGCCTTGTGGGCAGCGTCCGACGAATCCTCCAACAGATGCCAGGAGTGGCCGCAGTGGTTGAGCCCGGAGATTTGCAACTGGACCATCCGCGCAGTGGTGAGTTGATCGCGTTGGCTGAACCGGATGCGTGGATGGCCTACTACTATTGGTTGGACGAAGCGCGCGCTCCCGATTTTGCCCGAACAGTCGATATTCATCGCAAGCCAGGCTACGATCCTTGTGAGCTATTCATGACCAGTGGCCTGCGTGCCGCCGCTCGGTTGGTGCAGAAGAAACTCGGGCTGCGCTATCGCATGGACGTCACGCCTCTTGACCCTAGTTTGGTGCGCGGTAGCCATGGCTTACGCCCAAGTCCAAACTGTGGGCCGCTGATCGTTGGCCCCGATCCGCCCGACGATATGCTGCAATTCAAAAGCTACATCCAGTCGCTGCTAGCGCGACCTGCTACTTGA
- a CDS encoding dienelactone hydrolase family protein, producing the protein MSTPNTWRTCIAPVAVLLLTCGKICQAESPEVRRHRSLPPVIESSWDDLLEGIQTAEDWQRHRLVLRQRFLELIRDQHKPVQPPLDLQVHEEVQVEVCYRRLWISYQVEQDERAHAFLGIPLQGGPQFPAVVALHGTTDQGARQTAGLEGQPDKAFLDHLCRRGYIVIAPEHFVSGQRIPPEGSYDTARFYQRHPEWTAVGKFTYEHSIAVDVLETIKEVDASRIGAMGHSLGGHGTWLLAAYDERIRAAACNCGAAFLRHNAEVEHWSRDHWYIYFKPLRAGLMRGELPAIDFHEIIALIAPRAYLDVFGLNDGAPLTQRQRALMLLKIADVYQLLERPENLSFFAHGRGHAAPHESRQLIYGFLDAHLKPPAAIATRLLP; encoded by the coding sequence ATGTCAACGCCCAACACATGGCGAACATGCATTGCCCCTGTGGCAGTCTTGCTACTTACATGCGGAAAAATCTGCCAGGCTGAATCGCCAGAGGTGAGGCGGCACAGATCGCTGCCGCCGGTGATTGAGTCGTCGTGGGATGATTTGCTGGAAGGTATCCAGACCGCTGAGGATTGGCAACGACACAGACTGGTGCTGCGCCAACGGTTTTTGGAATTGATTCGCGATCAGCATAAGCCCGTCCAGCCGCCGCTGGATTTGCAAGTACATGAAGAGGTGCAGGTAGAAGTCTGCTATCGTCGGCTGTGGATTAGTTATCAGGTCGAGCAGGACGAGCGGGCGCACGCGTTTCTGGGAATTCCCTTACAAGGTGGACCACAGTTTCCGGCCGTGGTAGCTTTGCATGGTACAACCGATCAGGGGGCTCGCCAAACCGCTGGACTGGAGGGCCAGCCTGATAAGGCCTTTCTGGATCATTTGTGCCGTCGAGGCTACATCGTCATCGCTCCAGAACATTTTGTATCCGGTCAACGCATTCCGCCTGAAGGCTCTTATGATACCGCCAGGTTCTATCAGCGACATCCTGAATGGACGGCTGTCGGAAAGTTCACTTACGAACATAGCATTGCCGTCGATGTCCTGGAGACGATTAAAGAAGTAGATGCCAGCCGCATCGGAGCGATGGGGCATTCGCTGGGTGGTCATGGCACCTGGCTGCTGGCCGCGTACGACGAGCGAATTCGGGCTGCGGCTTGCAACTGCGGGGCGGCATTCCTGCGGCACAATGCCGAGGTTGAACACTGGTCGCGCGATCACTGGTACATCTATTTCAAACCACTCCGCGCGGGCTTGATGAGAGGAGAATTACCTGCCATCGACTTCCACGAGATCATCGCCCTCATCGCCCCGCGGGCCTACTTGGACGTATTCGGTCTGAACGACGGTGCTCCGCTAACTCAGCGTCAACGCGCTCTGATGTTGCTGAAAATCGCCGATGTCTATCAATTGCTAGAACGTCCTGAGAACCTATCCTTCTTCGCCCACGGACGCGGCCATGCAGCACCCCACGAATCGCGACAATTGATCTATGGGTTCCTGGACGCACATCTGAAACCACCGGCAGCAATCGCTACCCGCCTGCTGCCGTGA
- a CDS encoding putative motility protein → MDCDCSYSAASAIQQAKVAHQISTAIAKKTLDAQRQQGLAAVSLLQQAAEVARQMDDNSIDVQL, encoded by the coding sequence ATGGATTGTGATTGCTCCTACTCTGCGGCCTCCGCGATTCAGCAGGCTAAAGTAGCCCATCAGATTTCGACGGCAATTGCTAAGAAAACGCTCGATGCGCAGCGCCAACAAGGCCTAGCTGCGGTATCATTGCTTCAGCAAGCTGCCGAGGTGGCTCGCCAGATGGATGACAATAGCATCGACGTTCAGCTCTAG
- a CDS encoding D-glycerate dehydrogenase, which translates to MDGLPTVYVARRIPEAGLAMLRTSAVLRLHAGALPPTREELLSGVAGCSGILSLLSDRIDAEVMDAAGDDLRVISNFAVGFNNIDLTEAERRCIPVGNTPDVLTEATADIAVGLILAAARQFRPAMQAVRDGGWRTWEPLGWIGQDLVGKTLGIIGMGRIGQAVAGRMQAGWRMRVLYTARRQPELPPHLAAQRVALEELLAQSDVVSIHVPLSEATRHFISRPQLRLMKPTAVLVNTARGEVIDQEALADALQSERIFAAGLDVCTPEPLPLDHPLQSLTNCLLLPHIGSATTQARAAMATRAAENILAGLAGRPLPYRVAPPTIAPQR; encoded by the coding sequence ATGGATGGATTGCCCACCGTTTACGTAGCACGAAGAATCCCAGAAGCCGGATTAGCAATGCTGCGGACGTCGGCGGTGCTTAGGCTACATGCAGGAGCACTACCGCCCACGCGCGAAGAGTTGTTGTCTGGAGTCGCCGGTTGTTCGGGCATTTTGAGCCTACTGAGTGATCGGATCGACGCCGAAGTGATGGACGCCGCTGGCGATGACCTGAGAGTCATCAGTAACTTTGCGGTGGGATTCAATAACATCGACCTGACGGAGGCTGAGCGCCGCTGCATTCCTGTTGGCAACACGCCGGACGTTCTAACCGAGGCAACTGCTGATATCGCTGTTGGTCTCATCCTGGCGGCGGCACGACAATTTCGTCCTGCCATGCAGGCTGTTCGTGACGGTGGATGGCGTACCTGGGAGCCGTTGGGCTGGATTGGTCAAGACTTGGTCGGAAAGACGCTGGGCATCATCGGCATGGGCCGAATCGGCCAAGCAGTGGCTGGGCGTATGCAAGCTGGTTGGCGTATGCGGGTCCTGTACACGGCCCGCCGCCAGCCGGAGTTGCCACCCCATCTGGCAGCGCAGCGCGTCGCACTGGAGGAACTTCTTGCACAGAGCGACGTCGTCAGCATCCATGTGCCGCTGAGCGAGGCTACTAGGCATTTTATATCCCGACCACAACTACGTTTGATGAAGCCGACCGCAGTACTAGTCAATACCGCCCGCGGTGAGGTTATCGACCAGGAGGCGCTGGCCGACGCGCTACAATCTGAGCGAATCTTCGCGGCTGGGCTGGATGTGTGCACGCCAGAGCCATTGCCGCTGGATCATCCCCTTCAGAGTCTAACGAATTGCCTCTTGTTGCCACACATTGGCAGTGCCACCACACAAGCGCGGGCTGCGATGGCGACGCGGGCCGCTGAGAATATACTGGCGGGATTGGCTGGCAGACCGCTGCCTTATCGCGTGGCGCCGCCCACGATTGCGCCACAGCGTTAA
- a CDS encoding NAD-dependent protein deacylase translates to MLSISDQETVSAIVQALRLAKSVLFITGAGVSAESGIPTYRGIGGLYNVGPTAEGYAIEEILSSMMLRDNPALCWKYLAQIGLAVQAAKHNRAHEIMAEMEDHFERLWVLTQNIDGFHRSAGSKNLVEVHGNMHFLSCTRCDYKTRLDRIDHVSLPPRCPRCKAIVRPDVVLFGELIADTGIDRLQAEQQQYGFDVVFSVGTTSVFPYIQAPIFLASAAGKTTVEINPSETEVSDIVRFRLKTGAVEALSAIWSEFQNVVS, encoded by the coding sequence ATGCTTTCGATCAGCGATCAGGAAACAGTGTCCGCGATTGTCCAAGCCTTGCGGCTTGCTAAAAGTGTATTGTTTATTACTGGCGCGGGCGTGTCGGCGGAGTCGGGCATTCCAACCTATCGCGGTATCGGTGGACTGTACAACGTTGGCCCCACTGCCGAAGGGTACGCAATCGAGGAAATCCTGTCGTCTATGATGTTGCGAGACAATCCCGCACTGTGCTGGAAGTATTTAGCTCAGATTGGTCTGGCAGTCCAAGCTGCCAAACACAATCGAGCCCACGAAATCATGGCGGAAATGGAGGACCATTTTGAGAGACTGTGGGTCCTGACGCAAAACATCGATGGCTTTCACCGCTCGGCTGGCTCGAAGAATCTAGTTGAAGTCCACGGCAACATGCACTTTCTGTCCTGCACACGCTGCGACTACAAGACTCGGTTGGATAGGATTGATCATGTCTCGTTGCCACCCAGGTGCCCACGCTGTAAAGCAATTGTACGCCCCGATGTCGTCTTGTTCGGAGAATTGATCGCTGACACTGGCATTGACCGATTGCAAGCTGAACAACAACAGTATGGCTTTGATGTCGTATTTTCAGTGGGAACGACCAGCGTCTTTCCCTATATTCAAGCACCGATCTTCCTGGCCAGTGCCGCTGGCAAGACAACTGTCGAAATCAATCCCAGCGAAACTGAAGTTTCCGATATCGTGCGTTTCCGCCTGAAGACGGGTGCCGTGGAGGCGCTGAGTGCCATCTGGAGCGAATTCCAGAACGTGGTATCGTAG
- a CDS encoding DUF4345 family protein: MATRFASAVIWSTALTYLGFAIWLGGWPQALLGVFGIEQQPPAMLTEIRAFYGGLEFGIAAVMVILWLRSAPAAALLVGGLPLGGAAAARCLGMLVDGYSSTHAMLAGAELSGMIVCVVGLLSVGKSGAK, from the coding sequence ATGGCCACGCGATTTGCTAGCGCTGTTATTTGGTCTACGGCATTGACCTACTTGGGCTTTGCGATTTGGTTGGGTGGGTGGCCACAGGCGTTGTTGGGCGTGTTTGGCATTGAGCAGCAGCCTCCGGCGATGCTGACAGAAATTCGCGCGTTTTATGGCGGACTGGAGTTTGGAATTGCGGCGGTGATGGTGATTCTATGGTTGCGCAGTGCACCAGCGGCGGCACTGCTGGTTGGCGGTCTGCCACTTGGGGGAGCGGCGGCTGCGCGGTGCCTGGGGATGTTGGTGGATGGTTATTCGAGCACCCACGCGATGTTGGCTGGCGCGGAATTGAGTGGTATGATTGTTTGCGTCGTGGGGCTGTTGTCGGTAGGGAAAAGTGGAGCGAAGTGA